In Osmerus mordax isolate fOsmMor3 chromosome 23, fOsmMor3.pri, whole genome shotgun sequence, one DNA window encodes the following:
- the tex261 gene encoding protein TEX261 has translation MWFIYLLSWLSLVIQISFVTLAIAAGLYYLAELIEEYTVATSKIIKYMILFSTGVLTGLYLFEGFPVLMMGTGLFTNLVYFGLLQTFPYILLSSPNFILSCVLVVLNHYMAFQHFAEEYYPFSEVLAYFTICLWVIPFSFFVSLSAGENVLPSTMQQGDDVVSNYFTKGKRGKRSGILLIFSFLKEAVLCTEEDLGGVRVRVKLCQGLR, from the exons AtgtggtttatttatttattaagttGGCTGTCGTTGGTGATACAGATATCTTTCGTCACTCTAGCTATTG cgGCGGGCCTGTACTATTTAGCAGAACTAATAGAAGAATACACCGTTGCGACTAGTAAAATAATAAAGTACATGATACTG TTCTCGACAGGTGTGCTGACAGGGTTGTACCTGTTTGAGGGTTTCCCAGTGCTGATGATGGGGACGGGTCTGTTCACCAACCTGGTGTACTTCGGCCTGCTGCAAACCTTCCCCTACATCCTCCTCAGCTCGCCCAACTTCATCCTCTCCTGTG TGTTGGTGGTTCTGAATCACTACATGGCCTTCCAGCACTTTGCAGAGGAGTACTACCCCTTCTCGGAG gtgcTAGCATACTTCACCATCTGCCTGTGGGTgatccccttctctttctttgtgtctctctctgccggGGAGAACGTGCTGCCCTCCACTATGCAGCAAGGAG acGACGTGGTGTCAAACTACTTCACCAAGggcaagagaggaaagagatctGGCATCCTGCTtatcttctccttcctcaagGAGGCTGTGCTTTGTACTGAGGAGGACttggggggggtcagggtgcgGGTCAAACTGTGCCAGGGTCTGCGGTGA
- the shtn2 gene encoding shootin-1, whose product MWTGSEDDIAAAYDEESSGTSEDEGDIQVMIVTKQRDEANEKLSELEQVSSQLLREVDALETQFQVERTCRESAEALAVKVTIENKVLKRRSQMLMPLIPELPEHMANLTFDLAADFGGGDPGSEEEDCSEEDLLPGQAQINELQASVDRLLAEKLKQEEQVETLKSELDQLREQLALEINEKEAILKKLSKQNKTMSKIKRVSQLVTEEFSEMSQKLDLEQELRQHAEVFAHQVLIKQKEAQRHSVVLMQGTETTQQLQQALEQVASINTTLQNIHLHHQNQLKQTQGVLEESSVLVELQDVRSQLVKSEEGRRATKTQLEDAQSSVTRLQREVKELQDRLKPVEKTNQSVEVEQILTPPPPPPPPPPPPPPPPPPLSTTTADPLDVLRRRRKDGTNNTDTNKPLVPLVDMKSKAVDEMMDRIKKGIVLRPIVRPQLGPEEEMSWRDQRSEKRKSAVLELKGMLGNVKCQARRRASSRKRFSRNVGEAELQLVLQRRRRAMGEAREKDTMGASAKTQDPQPGSPAAEAHPWARKNDTVLMRLQQNREKRDSRIRASVLMINQDN is encoded by the exons ATGTGGACTGGGAGTGAGGACGACATCGCGGCAG CCTATGATGAGGAGAGTAGCGGTACTTCTGAAGATGAAGGAGATATCCAGGTAATGATTGTAACAAAG CAGAGGGATGAGGCCAATGAGAAGCTTTCTGAGTTGGAGCAAG tgtccAGTCAGCTGTTGAGGGAGGTGGATGCTCTGGAGACGCAGTTCCAGGTCGAGCGCACCTGCAGGGAGAGTGCCGAGGCTCTGGCCGTCAAG GTAACTATAGAGAACAAGGTTCTGAAGAGGAGGAGTCAGATGTTGATGCCGCTGATCCCTGAGCTGCCAGAGCACATGGCcaacctgacctttgacctggcgGCTGACTTTGGGGGTGGTGACCCCGGTTCTGAAGAGGAGGACTGCAGTGAGGAAGACTTGCTGCCTGGCCAGGCACAGATCAATG aactCCAGGCTTCTGTGGACCGTCTGCTGGCTGAGAAGCtgaagcaggaggagcaggtggaAACTCTAAAGAGCGAGCTGGACCAGCTCAGAGAACAG CTGGCCTTGGAGATTAATGAGAAAGAAGCCATCCTGAAGAAACTAAGCAAACAGAACAAGACCATGAGCAAGATCAAACGAG tgtccCAGCTAGTCACAGAAGAATTCTCTGAGATGTCCCAGAAACTCGATCTGGAGCAAGAGCTCAGACAGCACGCAGAAGTCTTCGcccaccag gtgctGATTAAGCAGAAGGAGGCCCAGAGGCACAGTGTGGTCCTTATGCAGGGCACTGAGACCACTCAGCAGCTACAGCAGGCTCTGGAGCAAGTGGCCAGCATCAATACCACCCTACAGAATATCCATCTGCACCACCagaaccag ttgaaGCAGACCCAGGGCGTTCTAGAGGAGAGTAGTGTTCTTGTGGAGCTGCAGGATGTTCGTTCCCAGCTGGTGAAGagtgaggagggcaggagagccaCGAAGACACAGCTGGAAGACGCTCAGAGCTCAGTCACCAGGCTACAGAGAGAAG TGAAAGAGTTACAGGATAGGCTGAAACCTGTAgagaaaaccaaccaatcagtggAAGTGGAACAAAtcctgactcctcctcctccaccccctcctcctcctccacctccacctccaccaccccctcctttATCCACTACCACTGCCGA CCCTCTTGATGTCCTGCgtaggaggaggaaggatgggACCAACAACACTGATACAAACA AACCCCTTGTGCCCTTGGTGGACATGAAGTCCAAAGCAGTAGATGAGATGATGGACAGAATAAAGAAAGGGATTGTCCTGAGGCCCATCGTCAGACCACAG CTTGGGCCAGAAGAAGAAATGTCCTGGAGG GACCAGAGAAGTGAAAAGAGGAAATCAGCCGTGCTGGAGTTGAAGGGGATGCTG GGCAACGTGAAGTGCCAGGCCCGCCGTAGGGCGTCGTCCAGGAAGAGATTCAGCAGGAACGTTGGGGAGGCGGAGCTACAGCTGGTTCTTCAGAGGAGGAGGCGGGCCATGGGGGAGGCCCGGGAAAAAGATACCATGGGAGCCTCTGCCAAAACACAGG ATCCCCAGCCAGGCAGCCCAGCTGCTGAGGCCCATCCCTGGGCACGGAAGAACGACACAGTCCTTATGAGGCTCCAGCAGAACCGAGAGAAGAGGGACTCTCGAATCAGAGCATCAGTGCTCATGATCAACCAGGACAACTGA